From Desulfomicrobium macestii, a single genomic window includes:
- the glf gene encoding UDP-galactopyranose mutase, whose product MRVLLAERRNHVGGNCHDMINEHGILVHSYGPHIFHTRRQKVVDFLSRFTAWRSYEHRVMALIEGRLAPVPFNLTSLEICLPDKALKLAKLLTDTFGKDTSIPILSLRQHDNIALRELGNFVYSRIFLGYTQKQWGLSPEEISPAVTARVPFRISHDDRYFTDFFQAMPKAGYTSMFESMLSHPEITVMLDTAFTDIAGGHASLPCIHTGAIDEYFDFSLDSLPYRSARFEFQHLRQQRHLPVAVVNEPDSDIPHTRVCEYRLLTGQDAPETTVGIEFPCAHLPGKTQQSYPVRTEASVARYKEYKKMARTRTPQTIFCGRLGSFCYYNMDDAVLAGMGAAKAILRFLPPRNRPPDLG is encoded by the coding sequence ATCCGCGTACTGCTCGCTGAACGGCGGAACCATGTCGGTGGAAACTGCCATGACATGATAAACGAGCACGGCATCCTCGTGCACAGCTATGGGCCGCATATCTTTCATACACGGCGCCAAAAAGTCGTCGATTTTCTCAGCCGGTTCACCGCGTGGCGCAGTTACGAGCACCGCGTAATGGCCTTGATCGAAGGACGCTTGGCACCCGTGCCGTTCAACCTGACTTCCCTTGAAATCTGCCTACCCGACAAGGCTTTGAAACTCGCAAAACTTCTTACCGACACGTTCGGCAAAGACACCAGCATACCCATTTTGAGTCTACGCCAGCACGACAACATTGCACTCAGAGAACTGGGCAATTTCGTCTATTCAAGAATTTTTCTTGGCTACACGCAAAAACAATGGGGGCTGTCTCCTGAAGAAATTTCACCAGCCGTCACGGCGCGTGTACCTTTCCGGATAAGTCACGATGACCGCTATTTCACGGATTTTTTCCAGGCCATGCCTAAAGCCGGATATACGTCCATGTTCGAATCCATGCTCAGCCATCCAGAAATCACCGTAATGCTCGACACCGCCTTTACCGATATCGCGGGCGGCCATGCATCTCTCCCTTGTATCCATACCGGCGCCATTGACGAATACTTTGACTTCAGTCTCGACTCATTGCCCTACAGAAGCGCCCGGTTCGAATTTCAGCATCTGCGCCAGCAAAGGCATTTGCCTGTGGCCGTCGTCAATGAACCGGATTCAGACATCCCTCATACCCGAGTCTGCGAATATCGTCTTCTGACAGGCCAGGATGCCCCAGAAACGACGGTAGGTATTGAATTTCCATGCGCGCATCTCCCCGGAAAAACCCAGCAGTCCTATCCGGTTCGAACAGAGGCCTCTGTCGCTCGCTATAAGGAATACAAGAAGATGGCCCGCACGCGCACCCCTCAGACTATCTTTTGCGGTCGATTGGGCAGCTTTTGCTATTATAACATGGATGACGCGGTTTTGGCAGGGATGGGCGCCGCCAAGGCCATCCTGCGTTTTCTCCCGCCACGAAACCGGCCCCCTGATCTGGGCTGA
- a CDS encoding UDP-glucuronic acid decarboxylase family protein has translation MHLRKRVLVTGGSGFLGSHLCERLLLEGCEVICVDNFFTSSRQNIEHLLPNPRFELIRHDVTFPLYVEVDEIYNLACPASPIHYQHDPVQTIKTCVHGAINMLGLAKRLRIPIFQASTSEVYGDPDVHPQPESYWGNVNPIGHRSCYDEGKRCAESLFFAYHRQHSLPIKVGRLFNTYGPRMHPNDGRVVSNFIMQALQGKPITIYGDGSQTRSFCYVDDLVELMLRFMRNDKEFCGPLNMGNPGEFSILGLAKQVIELTNSSSKISLEPLPTDDPKQRKPDITLAKEHYGWEPEVRLREGLMQTISYFENLLASGELRKG, from the coding sequence ATGCACTTGCGTAAGCGGGTATTGGTAACAGGCGGATCGGGATTTTTAGGCTCACACCTTTGCGAGCGCCTACTTCTTGAAGGCTGCGAAGTCATCTGCGTGGACAACTTCTTCACAAGTTCGCGCCAGAACATCGAGCACCTGCTGCCCAATCCAAGATTCGAGCTCATCCGCCACGATGTGACCTTCCCGCTCTACGTCGAGGTCGACGAAATCTACAACCTGGCCTGCCCGGCCTCGCCCATCCACTACCAGCACGACCCGGTGCAGACCATCAAAACCTGCGTGCACGGGGCCATCAACATGCTGGGGCTGGCCAAGCGCCTGCGCATCCCGATCTTCCAGGCCTCGACATCAGAAGTCTACGGCGACCCGGACGTCCACCCGCAACCGGAATCCTACTGGGGCAACGTCAACCCGATTGGACACCGCTCCTGCTACGACGAAGGTAAACGCTGCGCGGAATCCCTCTTCTTCGCCTACCACCGCCAGCACAGCCTCCCCATAAAAGTAGGAAGACTGTTCAACACCTACGGCCCCAGAATGCACCCGAATGACGGAAGGGTGGTCTCAAATTTCATCATGCAGGCCCTGCAAGGCAAGCCCATCACCATTTACGGGGATGGGTCGCAGACACGGTCTTTTTGCTATGTGGACGATCTGGTGGAACTGATGCTGCGGTTCATGCGGAATGATAAAGAATTTTGTGGGCCGCTGAATATGGGGAATCCGGGGGAGTTTAGCATTTTAGGGCTTGCCAAGCAGGTTATCGAACTGACTAACAGCTCTTCGAAAATTTCGCTTGAACCGCTACCCACGGACGATCCGAAGCAAAGAAAGCCTGATATCACATTGGCTAAAGAACATTATGGATGGGAACCGGAGGTTCGCTTGCGCGAGGGGCTTATGCAGACAATCTCGTACTTTGAAAATCTTTTAGCGTCCGGCGAATTACGGAAAGGATAG